The proteins below come from a single Corylus avellana chromosome ca3, CavTom2PMs-1.0 genomic window:
- the LOC132175204 gene encoding protein cornichon homolog 4 has protein sequence MGDLYAWLVSFFVLIALLVVVVYQLMCLADLEFDYINPYDSSSRINRVIVPEFILQGVLCIFYLVTGHWVMTLLSVPYLYYNVRLYLRKQHLVDVTEIFNLLNWEKKQRLFKLFYLICLLFLSIFWMILTALDDHD, from the exons ATGGGTGATCTCTATGCGTGGCTCGTCTCCTTCTTCGTCCTCATAGCCCTTCTTGTGGTCGTCGTTTACCAG CTTATGTGCCTGGCGGATCTAGAGTTTGATTACATCAACCCTTATGACTCCTCATCTCGGATAAACAGAGTGATTGTACCAGAGTTCATTTTACAAGGAGTCTTATGCATATTCTATCTTGTGACTGGGCATTGGGTTATGACACTGTTGTCTGTTCCATACCTTTACTACAATGTGAGACT GTACTTGCGAAAGCAGCACCTGGTAGATGTCACTGAGATATTCAAcctgctcaattgggaaaagaAGCAACGGCTTTTCAAACTCTTCTATCTTATCTGtctcctctttctctccatATTTTG GATGATTCTAACTGCATTGGATGACCATGACTAG
- the LOC132175507 gene encoding uncharacterized protein At4g22758, which yields MPERSLRRRAPATGSRRSRPPNPSPSPRRRSPPPRRSAKQASKPIKILKRSSSEPMFLGSSVGVSNSISDDDLSLRSEGGGVGVLFRPQTCTDVFASSPSLLGFSPSSQEGYKKDAKVVVNVTVEGSPGPVRTMVKLGASVEDTIKLVVDRYSEEGRTPKLGKDVAPSFELHHSYFSLQSLDKSELIGDVGSRNFYLRKSGSSRSSGGGSPYASEIVPARDSSPPPIPPPAFLLPAFIARKISKIVRRTRRLWKLIICSQ from the exons ATGCCTGAGAGAAGTCTGAGGCGCAGAGCTCCGGCGACGGGTTCCCGGAGGAGCAGGCCACCGAACCCGTCTCCGTCGCCGCGGAGGAGAAGCCCGCCGCCCCGGAGATCGGCCAAGCAGGCTTCGAAGCCCATTAAGATTTTGAAGCGCAGCTCTTCGGAGCCGATGTTTTTGGGTAGTAGTGTCGGTGTTAGCAACAGCATCAGCGACGACGATCTGAGTCTGCGGTCGGAGGGCGGTGGCGTCGGGGTTCTTTTTAGGCCTCAGACATGCACGGACGTGTTTGCTTCGTCGCCTTCGCTGTTGGGTTTCTCTCCTTCGAGCCAAGAG GGATACAAGAAAGATGCAAAGGTGGTGGTTAATGTGACTGTTGAAGGAAGTCCGGGACCAGTCCGGACCATGGTTAAATTGGGGGCTAGTGTGGAGGATACCATTAAGCTTGTTGTAGACAGATATAGCGAAGAAGGGCGGACTCCTAAGCTTGGCAAGGATGTAGCACCCTCATTTGAGTTGCATCACTCCTATTTCAGCCTTCAAA GTTTGGATAAGTCAGAATTAATTGGGGATGTTGGTAGCAGAAACTTTTATCTTCGAAAGAGTGGTAGCAGTCGTAGTAGTGGTGGAGGTTCTCCTTACGCTTCAGAAATCGTTCCGGCAAGAGATAGCTCTCCGCCACCCATTCCACCCCCGGCATTTTTACTCCCAGCGTTCATCGCCCGAAAGATCAGTAAAATTGTTAGAAGAACCCGTAGGCTTTGGAAACTCATAATCTGCAGTCAATGA
- the LOC132175412 gene encoding ATP-dependent Clp protease proteolytic subunit-related protein 2, chloroplastic, with amino-acid sequence MAFSFHASTPSLHPQTRASHPPPSCATKLYSGLKLQSLGAFGTGVPNLTAEFYGKVNKSLQPRTRNNIAMRGRVRMMPIGTPRVPYRTPGEGTWQWVDLWNALYRERVIFIGQHIDEEFSNQILATMLYLDSIDNSKKLYMYINGPGGDLTPSMSIFDTMQSLQSPVGTHCVGYAYNLAAFLLAAGEKGNRFAMPLSRIALQSPAGAARGQADDIQNEANELLRIRDYLFNELAKKTGQPVEKINSDLSRMKRFNAQEALEYGLIDRIVRPPRIKADAPRKDAGTGLG; translated from the exons ATGGCATTCTCTTTTCATGCTTCTACTCCGAGTCTTCACCCCCAAACCAGAGCCTCTCATCCTCCACCCag TTGCGCCACAAAGCTTTATTCAGGTCTAAAGCTTCAATCTTTGG GTGCGTTTGGAACTGGAGTACCTAACTTGACGGCTGAATTCTATGGAAAAGTTAACAAGAGCCTCCAACCCAG GACTCGTAACAATATAGCGATGCGAGGGCGAGTTAGAATGATGCCTATAGGGACACCAAGAGTGCCATACAGAACTCCTGGTGAGGGAACTTGGCAATGGGTTGACCTATGGAATGCCCTT TACCGAGAACGTGTTATCTTTATTGGACAACATATAGATGAAGAGTTTAGCAATCAAATACTGGCAACAATGTTGTACCTCGATAGTATTGATAATTCTAAAAAGCTCTATATGTACATCAATGGTCCTGGTGGAGAT CTTACTCCAAGTATGTCCATCTTTGACACCATGCAGAGCTTGCAGAGTCCTGTCGGCACCCATTGTGTGGGATATGCCTACAATCTAGCAGCTTTTCTTCTTGCAGCTGGAGAAAAG GGTAACCGCTTTGCAATGCCGCTTTCAAGAATCGCACTACAATCTCCTGCTGGAGCTGCTCGTGGTCAG GCGGATGACATTCAAAATGAAGCAAATGAGCTCCTCAGAATCAGGGACTACCTTTTTAATGAGTTGGCTAAGAAAACAGGCCAGCCTGTTGAGAAA ATTAACAGCGACCTAAGCAGGATGAAGCGGTTTAATGCTCAGGAGGCTCTTGAATATGGGCTAATTGATCGTATTGTCAGGCCACCCCGTATTAAGGCTGATGCACCTCGCAAGGATGCGGGAACTGGGCTTGGTTAG
- the LOC132175931 gene encoding uncharacterized protein At4g22758-like, whose protein sequence is MTYRTLTTLNERRDAVRVPSGSYRPLKTFPPERHSDIVRRPGGIIKVPGRLISAPVSCGSPSRLTRLLLNVTIERSLGPVQVVISPEKTTGDLIKAALDIYSREKRRPLLPESDPHRFELHYSQFSLESLKREEKLINLGSRNFFMCSKPSISSCSSCSEEAKMTIFTAFPLTKLMDFLL, encoded by the exons ATGACTTACCGGACACTGACGACGCTCAACGAGCGACGAGACGCCGTTAGAGTTCCGTCGGGATCCTACAGGCCACTCAAGACCTTCCCGCCGGAGCGACACTCCGACATCGTCCGCCGGCCCGGAGGCATCATCAAGGTCCCCGGAAGGCTTATATCGGCGCCGGTATCCTGCGGGTCACCCAGCAGGCTGACGAGATTGCTGCTCAACGTGACTATCGAGAGGAGCTTGGGGCCCGTGCAGGTGGTCATATCGCCGGAGAAAACGACCGGAGATTTGATAAAGGCCGCGCTGGATATTTACTCGAGGGAGAAGAGGAGGCCGTTGCTGCCGGAGTCCGACCCGCACCGTTTCGAGCTCCACTACTCGCAGTTCAGCTTGGAGA GTttgaagagagaagagaagttGATAAACTTGGGGTCTAGAAATTTCTTTATGTGCTCAAAGCCATCCATCTCTAGCTGTTCTTCTTGCTCTGAGGAAGCCAAGATGACAATCTTCACCGCATTTCCATTGACAAAGTTGATGGATTTCTTGTtatag